Proteins encoded together in one Acidobacteriota bacterium window:
- a CDS encoding glycosyltransferase family 4 protein, whose product MKVLLVHNLYGSSAPSGENQVFEAEKALLQGRGHEVETFTRESDEIRDQGGWGAVKGALATPWNPWMTHAVRLAVERFKPDVVHVHNTFPLISPGIFHAIGHRAARVLTLHNYRLFCAAGIPMRAGRVCTDCLDVHTPWPALRHGCYRGSRVATLPLAFSVGLHRVTGTWAKHVDGFIALSEFQRQRMADSGLPLEKVHVKPNFYPGMPRVQPWHERAPHVVFVGRLKAEKGVAGLLRAWAAWGPDPPELRVVGDGELRPELERMAEGLPVRFLGQVPAAEAQAQIAAARLLVLPSECFEGFPMVVREAFAFGTPAAVSNLGPLPGIVRTGESGVVFEPANPESLLSAVRTAWQTPGLLERLGHGARAEFEAKYTEEANYSTLMEIYRRAIDVSRRAA is encoded by the coding sequence GTGAAAGTTCTTTTGGTCCACAACCTCTACGGTTCATCCGCCCCATCAGGCGAAAACCAGGTCTTCGAGGCCGAGAAGGCGTTGCTGCAGGGCCGTGGCCATGAGGTGGAGACCTTCACCCGCGAGAGCGACGAGATTCGCGACCAGGGCGGGTGGGGAGCGGTGAAAGGCGCGCTGGCGACACCGTGGAACCCGTGGATGACACATGCCGTGCGGCTGGCTGTTGAACGCTTCAAGCCCGACGTGGTCCATGTGCACAACACGTTTCCGTTGATTTCGCCGGGGATCTTTCACGCTATCGGCCATCGCGCTGCACGGGTCCTGACGCTGCACAACTACCGGCTGTTCTGTGCCGCAGGCATTCCGATGCGTGCGGGACGGGTGTGCACCGACTGTCTCGACGTGCATACGCCCTGGCCAGCGCTGAGACACGGCTGCTATCGAGGGAGCCGCGTTGCCACATTGCCGCTGGCGTTCAGCGTTGGTCTGCACCGGGTGACGGGCACTTGGGCGAAACACGTGGATGGCTTCATTGCGCTCTCTGAGTTCCAACGGCAGCGGATGGCTGATTCCGGTCTGCCGCTGGAGAAAGTACACGTGAAGCCGAACTTTTATCCAGGGATGCCGCGCGTGCAGCCCTGGCACGAGCGGGCGCCCCATGTGGTCTTTGTCGGTCGCCTGAAGGCGGAGAAGGGGGTCGCGGGTTTGTTGCGAGCATGGGCAGCTTGGGGCCCGGATCCGCCGGAGTTGCGCGTGGTTGGGGACGGTGAATTGCGGCCGGAATTAGAGCGCATGGCAGAGGGGCTGCCGGTTCGGTTCCTGGGCCAGGTGCCGGCCGCCGAGGCGCAGGCGCAGATCGCGGCAGCGCGTTTGCTGGTGCTGCCGTCGGAATGCTTCGAGGGCTTTCCCATGGTGGTGCGCGAGGCGTTTGCCTTTGGCACGCCGGCGGCTGTCTCGAATCTGGGGCCGTTGCCCGGCATCGTTCGCACTGGCGAAAGCGGCGTGGTGTTCGAGCCCGCGAATCCTGAGTCTCTGCTGAGTGCCGTGCGGACGGCCTGGCAGACACCTGGCTTGCTGGAACGGCTGGGCCACGGCGCGCGGGCCGAGTTCGAAGCGAAGTACACGGAAGAAGCGAACTACTCGACACTGATGGAAATCTATCGGCGTGCCATCGACGTGTCTCGCAGGGCGGCCTAG
- a CDS encoding glycosyltransferase family 4 protein — translation MTKKILQFVSSHRIGVTDQLVSQAQASLTVGDAAWVFVSGEKEQHQGLGETLRRAGGVHAIIPGLDDHGEFARLSRALAELIRLHRPNYVSVHTNWQLALAVHAAARLRPRPRLVYTIHGFRHNHPVRSVVARLVIGAALWLFAWRVIAPSRFLAGRFRAIRKQIRVIPLGESELFFREVPPPDFSVPLRFVFPGEFRSGKNQDLLIRAFAKFVSASSDRGAELVLPGAGAQLEGCRSLARHLGLEGRVIFPGFLNREEMVGWYLRSQCAVVPTNVETFGHCIVEPLVLGRVVLTRRVGVAEDVIVHGENGFLFDTEDELVEMLLSLDGRRDELAAIAKRALACRDRFGWETIMRQHLEEVFT, via the coding sequence ATGACCAAGAAGATCCTCCAGTTTGTCTCCTCCCATCGCATCGGGGTTACCGATCAACTCGTCTCCCAGGCACAAGCGTCGCTCACCGTCGGGGACGCCGCGTGGGTGTTCGTGTCCGGAGAGAAGGAACAGCATCAAGGGCTCGGCGAAACGTTACGTCGCGCGGGTGGGGTGCACGCGATCATCCCTGGCCTCGACGACCACGGAGAGTTCGCCAGGCTCTCTCGCGCTCTGGCGGAGCTCATCAGGCTCCACCGGCCCAATTACGTTTCGGTGCACACCAACTGGCAGCTCGCGCTTGCGGTCCACGCGGCGGCCCGATTGCGGCCGCGCCCGCGGCTCGTCTACACGATCCACGGCTTCCGCCACAACCACCCCGTCAGATCGGTGGTGGCCCGACTCGTCATCGGGGCGGCCCTGTGGCTTTTTGCGTGGCGCGTGATCGCCCCGTCGCGCTTCCTGGCGGGGCGTTTTCGAGCCATCCGCAAGCAGATTCGCGTTATTCCCCTTGGCGAGAGCGAATTGTTCTTTCGCGAAGTCCCGCCGCCGGATTTTTCGGTCCCACTTCGATTCGTCTTCCCGGGCGAATTTCGCAGCGGGAAGAACCAGGATTTGCTGATCCGGGCCTTCGCGAAGTTCGTGTCGGCGTCGAGCGATCGTGGCGCCGAACTCGTGCTGCCCGGGGCGGGCGCGCAACTCGAGGGCTGCCGCAGTCTCGCCCGGCACCTTGGCCTGGAGGGGAGAGTGATCTTTCCGGGGTTCCTCAACAGGGAAGAGATGGTCGGGTGGTACCTGCGGTCGCAGTGCGCCGTTGTGCCGACCAACGTCGAGACGTTCGGCCACTGCATCGTGGAGCCGCTTGTTCTCGGGCGAGTGGTCCTGACCCGGCGTGTTGGCGTGGCCGAGGACGTCATCGTGCATGGGGAAAACGGCTTCCTGTTCGACACGGAGGACGAACTCGTCGAGATGCTTCTCAGCCTCGACGGGCGGCGGGACGAACTGGCGGCGATCGCGAAGCGCGCCCTGGCCTGCCGGGACCGCTTCGGCTGGGAGACGATCATGCGCCAACACTTGGAGGAGGTGTTCACATGA
- a CDS encoding glycosyltransferase family 4 protein: MSRRVVIVTGDYPPRHTGVGDYSSHLAAALAGRGVAVEVLTTRLADGVEDPQAGVAVTRDLHQWTMRELGRVVRRVRSGAPPIVDIQYNCPSVYRRNPMVNILPLALRLAAPQCTVVTTMHGFWEQSLFYRLRTIPMLRASSGIVLVDEHNREPLRRFGGLSAHRMAFIQICSNIVPIPYDVALRERWRTERGITLDDFVVAFFGGIGRVKGFEYLVEGVAEARRRSARNVILMALGGFRADGTNEGYHETIRRRLADVDKDGWVRIVADPSREEVSACLHCADAAVYPFTGGVGSNSSSALAALFHGLPTVLTDGITEARSFYDAFGVLWVRPRDSAGIAARLLELMGSPELRGSSRNAALTASAGLTWDRVAGATLAFFDRVSNSARQ, from the coding sequence CCGGGGTAGGCGACTATTCCTCGCATCTTGCTGCGGCGCTGGCCGGAAGGGGCGTCGCCGTGGAGGTGCTGACGACCCGTCTCGCCGACGGCGTGGAAGACCCTCAAGCAGGGGTTGCGGTGACACGCGATCTGCACCAGTGGACGATGCGCGAGCTCGGCCGGGTGGTGAGGCGGGTCCGCTCCGGAGCGCCGCCGATCGTCGACATCCAGTACAACTGCCCCTCGGTGTACCGGCGCAACCCAATGGTCAACATTCTGCCGCTCGCGCTCCGGCTTGCGGCGCCCCAGTGCACCGTCGTGACGACGATGCACGGGTTCTGGGAGCAATCTCTGTTCTACCGGTTGCGCACCATTCCGATGTTGCGGGCATCGTCTGGCATCGTGCTTGTCGACGAGCACAACCGCGAACCGTTGCGCCGTTTCGGTGGCCTGTCGGCGCACCGGATGGCGTTCATCCAAATCTGCTCGAACATCGTTCCCATCCCGTACGATGTCGCGCTGCGGGAGCGCTGGCGCACTGAGCGAGGGATCACATTGGATGACTTCGTCGTGGCTTTCTTCGGTGGGATCGGCCGCGTCAAGGGCTTCGAATACCTGGTCGAAGGCGTGGCGGAGGCGCGGCGGCGGTCGGCCCGTAACGTGATTCTCATGGCGCTTGGAGGTTTTCGCGCCGACGGAACCAACGAGGGCTACCACGAGACGATCCGGCGGCGGCTCGCCGACGTGGACAAGGACGGATGGGTCCGCATTGTCGCCGATCCGTCGCGCGAGGAGGTTTCCGCGTGCCTGCATTGCGCCGATGCCGCAGTCTACCCGTTCACTGGCGGCGTGGGATCCAACAGCAGCAGCGCGTTGGCGGCGCTCTTCCACGGACTGCCGACCGTCCTGACTGACGGGATCACAGAGGCGCGGTCGTTCTATGATGCGTTCGGCGTGCTCTGGGTTCGCCCGCGGGACAGCGCGGGGATTGCCGCCCGGCTACTCGAGTTGATGGGCTCTCCCGAACTGCGTGGGAGCTCGCGAAACGCGGCGCTGACAGCGAGCGCGGGACTAACCTGGGACCGCGTCGCCGGCGCGACATTGGCCTTCTTCGACCGGGTCTCGAACAGCGCGAGACAATGA